caaaatattatatgccagaattgttgacattggacaaggaagacaacgtaatgattactgtttgctcatattcacatagaagttatattgtcatagatccttcaacatgtggtgcttgccaccCATCTTTtttagccaaaaattccgcaccaagtagagatactacttgtgcatccaaaaacccttaaacccaaatcttattttcaagagtccaccatacctacctaaggattgagcaagatccttcaagtaagttgtcatcggtgcaataaggcaataaaaattgcttctaaaagtgttagatcattaagtgtaagagaaaattgagcgttgtacgaacttctgatggcaaagaataaaagcaacagactgcataataaaggttgctatcataaggagcaatataacatgacgttcttttgcactaaggggttgagcatacaaataaataagtgcatggcaacctctgcttccctctgcgaagggactatcttttacttttatgtatttactttcatgcaagagtcaaagtttttctctctattcctttttatttttctcttttggcaagcatcatgtggtgaggaaagatctaggcacatatatcgaGTTGGATATGGGTataatgagttattattgttgacatcacccttgaggtgaatacgttgggaggtgaaattataagcccctatctttctatgtgtccggttgaaacgttttgctcatgtgtatgcggtgagtgttagcaatcatagaagactatatgatggttgagtaggtggagctcttacttaaactctgttgaataagttgaattacaattgcttggtgcctgagaacataggttgttgagttccAAGAGAaatcattgtttgaaccttaacatgtgaattggtttctactttaacatgagaagttttataagaaagaattgttgttatgatgctaagaaaagtgactgaaattatcattgatcaaacttatgcactttgctagcattcacgcttcacaaattatttcttttatcatttacctactcgtggacgagtaggaattaagcttggggatgctgatacgtctaacatatctataatttatgaagtattcatgctaatatattatcattcttggatgttttacaatcattttatagcaactttatatcattttttgggactaacctattgacccagtgcccagtgccagttgttgttttttgcttgttttttacatcgcaggaaaccaatatcaaacggagtccaaacaccgcaaaactttttgtggattttttatggaccagaagacatccaaaaggccagagcagcacctggggggtgccccgatgggttgcgcccacctcggtggcctcctgcacccgttctttgccctataaattcccaaatattccaaaaaccctcggggtaaccctagatcagaagttccaccgctgcaaggctctatagccaccgaaaaccaatctagacctcgtttcggcactctgccagagggggagatcatcaccggtggccatcttcatcatcccggtggccaccacgatgaggagggagtagtccaccctcggggctgagggtttgtaccagcagctatgtgtttaatctctctctctctctctctctctctctctctctctctctctctctctctcgtgttctagagatggcatgatcttgatgtatcgtgggctttgttaatgtagttggatcatatggtgttttcccctctttatcttgttgtgatggattgagtttttccctttgagattttgttgttatccgaatacttttatggatttgagagcacttgatatatgtcttgcatatgaatattcgtggtgacaatggggtatcatattgattcacttgatatatgttttggcactcaactcatggattcccgaggtgacattgggataATCTACATAGGGGtcgatgcatgttcttgtctttgtttctcgggtagaaattttggggcactctttaaggttctttatgttggattgagtattatgaatctgaatttggtttggtgttattttagtacgaactctagatcCTATTGCAGGTGGCACTTTCATGGCAATTACCTTAGGATTTACCACCAAGCTTCTTGATGAGATGACGACAAACTATGCCCATAACACATATTTGTGGTTTACTTTGATTGCTTGTCTTGCAAGTATCATATATGATGTATATATGTCCCCGAAGCATTGCTTAGGCCACACTTTATATTCCACAAAGTCTAAACTTGTGAATAATTTAAGTAAAATTTGTAGTTGTGTCTCTTTTCAGTAACCCTCCTGGTTCATCTCGATCCTTTTAATTGTGTATTTTAAATTCTCGTTTGTTCTTTGGTTGCATGCAGAAATTGATCTTCGTAATCATGTAGAATGTGTTTCCAACACCATCAATAACCATACCGGAGTTGTtttagcgattgttaaggcgcATCATCAAGTGTTCAGGGTAGTCATGTCGTTAAAGTCTCCTCTGACAAATTTCAACATTATCTTATCAAAATATTGGGCCACCTCGTACTTATCACATTAATGTCGCCAACGCCTTCCCCGACTAATGACTTCCTGGCCATTGCATCAATAACGTTTTCCCTTGCAGGTCTAGAGGCAACATTGAGTTTGACATCGTCGATTTCTCCAAGAACCTATGTGTAATTTTATTTTTTACAACTTGTAACCTTATACGACGTTTTTAGAGCCTATGATAgagtcaaaaaacatcttatattaagttaTAGAGAGAGTATTATATGTCGATTTTGTgcatggcctttggcctttacggcAAAAAGAGAAGACATACTTCGGGAAATACACTTGTGTTCCTGGTTGTATATGCACCCTATATGgggattttttttaatattttaataaaagtcaaaataggtaagaactattttgacaaaaaacttgacttacttttgcactagtatataaatttcACAAAAAAGTAAAAGTTGACttcacagcaaaaaagacaaaatttattcgctattataggtcactattcacactattttagccaaaaaattgtcttttttttaaagaagtcaaagggatattttatttttgtggattttttctcacgagtacaataaaatgtcaagtttatttcaataatattttcaggaatttttgactttttattgcattattattatttttttccaTATACGGTGTAGATGTCCCCATAAACAACAAATCCGCCTCCGACATAAAAAGTCATATATGCTTTTTCTCTGCTTTCCTGTGAACCAGACAAAGAGGCCATAAAAGTGGACACGTTAGTGCCAGTGACTCCTGGCGTTCAATCTCAGCCCTCCACGTCCAATCCAACGGCCAAAGTTGCTACTCCTCATCTCATTTCTCAAGAGCAATTCTAATCTGATAACTCAGCTTAGCAAGGGGCTTACATTAACCACCGGCCATCACCGGACTGTTTGCGACGACAAGCTACTAAAACGAAGCTACTGCGGTGCCAGCCCGCTGTCGTAGTCGCTGCCCCTCCGCGGCCCGTTCTGCAGGTTCCTCTCGAACTCCCTCAGGTAGTCCAGGAGCAAAACGATCACGAAGAGGATGAACCCACCGGAGGagctgctgccgccaccgccaccgccgccgcctcctccgccgaaCCGAAACGGCGGGAACCCGACGCCCCCGTCGTCGAGCCTCGGCTTCACCTTCTCTGCGATCAGGTGCCACCCAGGCACAGAAGTGAGGAGACCACGTGGAAAGTGTCATTGGAAGCACAGGTTTGCAGTGCACCCAACTTCGGAAATGAGACGAGGTTTATAAGGAACAAAGCAGGGCTGCGCAGAATGCAGATGCCTTGCATTACCTTACCTTTAACTGAACCTGACGGAGGAGAGGTGGGCCCTGAGAACGATTTGCGCTTCGCGGTTTGCGTCTGGTTAGCACAGCACGTTATGTTCTGCAGGAAAAAAACATTCAGAGACAATCCGCGTGAGATGCTTTTGAATTTGCTGGAACGGGCGCACAATCAAACGAATTAATAAAGTATGTCATGTTACTTCTAATATACAAGATCAAGCAGCATTTACATTTCAGTCTTACAGATGACGGTAAAAGGATTTCCCTAGAACTAGACAGCCCTCTTTGGGTGCATGTTCTAGATACACCAATCAGGTGATTGTAGGAAGTCAGTTCTGCACAGTGAAAAGAAATACCTCTGCTTTTTTTTGTTGATTTTAAGCTAGATCAGGTTAACTCTGAAGCTTAAAATCAACCAGGGCTTCAAATCCCCTCTTATGCGCTCATTTTGCTTAGCTAGCACGAACAGATTGCGTCGAAATTTGAAATGGACCACATTGACATAATCTAACTACCAAGAGTATACTAATCCATTCTGTTTGCAAGGCCGGATAATCTTCCGGCTACACAATTTTAGATGAGATGGTCTTTGTCATGTTATACAATGCGTTGAAGCCTTGAAGCCTTTCAGATTGTTTGTGCTTCCTCTCCTTATAACAAAAACCTATTTGATTTCTTTGTCATTTTTGTGCCAGAAACCTGCTGATTGCTTTCTGAGTACTCTTACAAACAACACCTAATAAGTTGCAAATAATTTAACCAGGTATAATCCGTAGCGGCGAGAAAAGAAGATGAGTAGGCACATCTTACTGCTTTCACACAGATGGAGTTGCTGAGCTTATTCCTCCGGGACTGCGAACCCGAGATAGATTGTTCTCCCCAGCTTCGTCCTGCACAGAATATTATAAGTTCTGCATGAGCTTCGGTAAACAAAAACAATACTAGCAGTAAGCACCACCTCCTACTATTAAATTGCAGTAAAAAATGACCATCTTCCTTGGCACATAGGGTAATCTTCTCCGTGAAAAAAACTCATAATTCCAACTGAAATTATTCCCTTTGCCATGTCGACGTGACGCTCCCCCTTATTCTTCACACGGATAGGGATAGGGGGTGCAGAGTTTTCAGAAATATGAAGCACAGAACACCATGCAATTTGACTCAATGAGCATGCAAGTTAGCAAGTATGAAGTCGCAAAATGGCAGCAATTTCTTTCCCGGCGGCAGTATTTGGGTAAGATAGGTAGAGTAGATGAGGCGTGATGGATGGGTGGATGAATGGATGAGAAGAGCGGCGCCAACCTGGCTCTCCCCCCGTCCGCTGGCGCGCGGCGGGACGCAGGAGAAGCGAGCTCGGCGCGGACATTGTGGCGAGCGGAAGCATGGCGGCCGGCGGCGTCGACAGAGCGAGCTGGTCTCGTGGTGTAGCGCAGGGCCTGGACGAGAAAAATCACAGAAACACGGAGGAcggtgacgaggaggaggagaagcctGACTGGAAGGGAGTAAGGGGGGCGAGGCTACCTTGCAGCTCCAGATGAGAGCGCGGCCGGGGCTGTGCTGTGGTCAGAGCGAGGgacgacgaggaggtggagggatgGGTGTGGTGGTGTTCATGGGCAGGAGAAGGTTATCCATTAGGAGGGCCATTTTTCTTAAACTAAATTTTAAAAAGGGGTTCGTAGCAACTTAGATTTTTTTTTTTACCTTTCATTTGTAcggttgatttattttattttgacGTTTTTCTGTGGCCCATTCTGCACATTACAAAAGCAATTTCTCATTCAATCTCTGTGTCTATGAAACAAATATGTTTTTTGGGAACGGCATCATGGTTAACTTTATTGAACCTTATTGATTTGGGAAAATGGTTACATCGTTCGTGATATGAGCCACTGCCAAACAAATacccctccgttcacaaatataagatgttttaggtaCTTTTCTgaacatagtacagacgcaagcgttCATGTAAACGCGCATACACttaccctatgaacgcacacacgcacaccctacccctatgaggcATATCATcggcgcctcgtagtcgacgggaacgtctcctcccactgaaagcgtatcGCCGGAAATGGATATGAACCCTGGTGAACTGGGGATACCagtgtccacctaaccatctcaaccacaagTTTTTTTTTAAAGATCCAGACTTGCTGGCTTTTCATTGGCTTAGCAGGGGGGAGTTACAAAATTTGTGATCAACTGATCAATGAAGAGAAAAAGAGTTACAGAGGCGTAGGAGGAGGGAGCAGAACCCTTCTCTCTCCGCTGCCAAACTAGTCAATCCCTCGCATTGTATCCCCGAAAGGGGGCGCTATGGCATGTGCTCCGGTGAGTCTCCATTGCTCGATGTCCCTCTGGCAGGCCTCTGTTATACTGAGTGCACTTGGTGTCTTTTCTCTGAATGTGCATCTGTTTCTCTCAAGCCAGATTTGCCAGGTGACCAATGCCACGATAGTCTTGGCTCTTCTTCTTTCCCTTGGCGCCGCGGAGTTTAGGATTGCGGCGACAGCCTCTCTTGTAGTGTTGCATGCACTCCAGGAAGCTGGGGAGAGTGCCGCACAGCCCATCCAGGTGGCTGCCTTGACCCAAACCTCCTTTGATACGTTGCATTCCCAAATTAGGTGGAAGGAGGACTTGAGGTTGCGGCAGCAGAGCTGGCAGAAGTAGGGATTTTCCCAGCCCCTACGTTGCAGGCGATCGTTGCACCAGAGCCGGTTTTGATGGAGTAGCCAGAGAAAAAACTTGATATTTCCGGGTGCCCAGATCTTCCATACCAGGCTTATCAGGCCGAGGTTGTTTGCGAGGGGAGCTGTGAGAGGTACGCTGACCTCGCCGTGTAGTCCCCACCGGCATTCCAGGTGATCTTGTCGTCGGTTCCTGCCTGCAGCGCCAAGCTGGCTTCTCTGATGCGTCGCTGCAGCAGCACAACCTGGGGGATGATTTCCAGGTTGTTGCCGCGCCTGAGGTCGATTATCCATCTGTCATCGCGTAATGCCTCCGCGATAGTGCGATTCTTCCTGGCTGTGCGCCTGAATAGGTCGGGGTAGTCATGCCGTAGCGGTTGCTCGCCGAGCCAGGGGCAGTGCCAGAATAGCGCTCTGTTGTCGTCGCCCACTGTCACCGTCGTTGCCGAGGCGAAAAGCGCTCTATCTTTGTCGTCGCAAGGCAACTCCAGGTGCGTCCATGGCGGCGTAAGGCACGCGCGAACCGCTCCATGTTGGGGATGCCGAGGCCACCATGCTCGATCGGGGACGTGACAAGTTGCCAGTTCACCTTGCATCTACCTCCGGTGACCTCCTCGTCTTATGCCCACAAGAACCGACGTCGTGCCTTGTCTACATCCTTGTAGAATCTTTGGGATTCGTAGCACGGCCATGGCGAAAGCCGGCAGCACAGATAGGATGCACCTGACGAGTACGCGGTGCCCTACGATCGGCAGGAGCCGGCCTTTCCAAGCTGCCAACCTTGCACGAATACGGTCCAGGAGGTACTGAATGTGCACGAGCCGGAGCCTGTCGATGCAGAGCGGGAGGCCTAGATATCTGATTGGGAAACCCACTATGGCGTCGCCGAAATTTTGAAGGACGTCTACGAGGTCTACATTGCCGCAATTTAGGGCTGCCGCTGACAACTTCTGAGGGTTGTCGCGCAGCCCCGTCGATTCCCCGAATCCCTCCAGGAGCTGCATGATGGCGTCGATCTCCTGACGCACTGGATTGGCGAAGAAGATCGCGTCGTCCGCGTATAGCGTGACGCGCATGCGTGCGGCGCCGGTCGGCAGTGGCGCGAGGGCGCCGGCCTGCTGCGCCGCCTCTAACAGCCGGTGGAGGGGGTCAATCGCCAGGATGAAGAGGATCGGTGAGAGTGGGTCGTCTTGCCGCAGTCCTCGCTGATGAAGAATCAGGGGGGCCGGGTCTCCGTTCAACAGGCAGGCGGAAGACGTGGTGGAAAGGAGAAGCGCGATCCAGTCACGCCAGCGCGCCGGGAAGTTCATGCGTTGCAGCAGCTCTAGTATGTATTCCCATGACACTGTGTCGAAGGCCTTGGCAATGTCGATCTTTAGCAGGAGCATCGGTGATTTCTTCCTTTTAAACTGTCGCAGTGCGCTCTGGACGTAGAGGAAACTGTCATGAATGCCCTTCTTCTTTTGGAATGCGCTCTAGGCCGGCGAGATGAGCTGATCGAGCACTCCCGCCAGTCTCATCGAGAGAACTTTTGCAATTAGTTTGGCCACCGAGTGGATCAGACTAATTGGGCGGAAATCCGACAGTTTTGTTGCTCCATCTTTCTTTGGCAGTAGAATGATCATGGCGCGGTTCAGAGCTGCAAAGTCACCTCCGGCGAGCTGATAGAATGCATGGAAGACTGCCATGACGTCTGTCTTGATCGTTTGCCAGCATGCACGAAAGAAGACTCCGCTGAAGTCGTCCGGCCCCGGCGCCTTCTCGGCCGGGGATGCACAGATAGCCGCCCAGATTTCTTCCTCGGTGAAGGGGTTGTCGAGGCCTGCGCCGGCCTGCAGACGGGGCAGCTAGATCCTATCCTAGTCGATCGTCTTCGTCCTTCTCTCCTTGCTGCCTAGCAATGAAGTGAAATGATCATGGATCATTTCCGCCTTCTCTTTGTGATCCGTGGCTTGGTTGCTCTCTGACTCCAAACAGTGGATGAAGTTTTTCCTTCTACGAGAGGTGATCTTGGCCTGGAAAAATGTTGTCTTTGCATCGCCTGCTTTTAGCCAGGTGGTCCGTGCCGCCTATCTCTTCCTTACACGCTCGAGAGCTGCGAGTCCCACAATCTTCAGCTTCAGGGTTTTCCTCAGCCAGAACTCCCTTTGCGTTAGCTGGCGTCTCTCCTGCGCCACATCAAGCCTCAACACCACCTCGGACGCCATGTGAAACTGCATTTTTGTGTTGCCGAAGATGCTCTTGGCCCATATCTTCAGGTCTGTTGTTGTTCGCTTAAGCTTGATTTTCATCCTGGTGAAGGGACAGCAGTGGTTTACTGGTCTTTGCCACGCCCTCTGGACCGTCTGCTGGAAATGTGGGAACTTGGGCCAGAAGGATTCAAATTTGAAGACTACTTTGCGTGGTGGCGCCGCTGCATCTGAGAGCAACAGGGGGCAGTGATCGGAGCAGGAAGTGGAGGCAGCCATGAGTGTGTAGGAGGGGAAGATGGCCTCCCACTCTTGGTTGCAGAAAACTTTGTCGATGGCGACAAAAGTAGGGTTTTCTCTCTCGTTGCTCCAGGTGAAACGCCTGTTTTTGCACTTTATCTCCCGCACGCAAGCCCGGTCGATTGCATCTCTAAATCTGCTCATGACCCTTATGTTGATGTTATGGTTGCTCTTATCCCTTGCCTCGTAGATGACATTAAAGTCAGATGATTAGCCATGGTTCGCCAAGAGGAGGTCTGCTTCTGCTCAGCTCCTCGAGGAAATCATCTTTCCTGGTGCCGTCGGTTGGGCCGTAGACCATGGTGATCCAGAAGGAGAGACCACCATGGGGGAGGAAAGCTCTGGCAGTGATGGAGAATTGCCCCACGAATTGTGTGGCGATTGTGATCTTGGTGGAGTCCCAGAAAATCGCGGCGCCACCGCGGGTGCCCAACGCAGGCAGCACAGCGCAGTTGTCAAGTCTGCGGCCTCCAACCTCCCTAACCAGCTCAGGCAACCAGGTGTCGATCTTCGTCTCTTGCAAGCACAATAGAGCGAGGCTGTGAGCGTCGGCAACCTCGCAAATGTTGGCCCTCTTCCCCGGCGAGTTCAAGCCGCGGACGTTCCAATTCATAATTGGGATGGTTATGCTATTCATAAGGCAAACAAGAATGCTCCAGCGACGAAATCTTTACTACTGCAGAGATGAAACAAGTACAACTACACCAACGAACGATCGGGGAGAGCCAGCGTCCACCAATAGACCCCAAGATACACTGGCATCTAGCTAAACCACTTTGCCGAACACTAATCATGGAGTAAAAACCTAGCTCAGACTGCCTGAAGGGCAGTTGCCACCGGAGGCTAACTAAATTTGCGACTAACATGGATCACTCTTGGGCTGCACCGTCAGGGCCGGCTAGGCCGGCCATGGTGCGCAGCGCCTGGACGTCGAGGCGCGTGAGCCTGGCAATGCAGTCGATGTCGTCCTCCGAGAGCGGCTCGTCGAAGCGCTGCAGCAGCGCCTCCGCCGCCTTGACCGTCATCCGCTCCCTTGGACCAAGCACGTCGAGCTCCTTGACCAGTCGCAGGGTggctgaaagtgcaatcatgcccttaatcatattttgatgttgatgacaacacatatgctcgggactaatcatgtttatcaagtatatctcaggattatgttccaaagaccgtgtgcatggatcatgactagggacaaaagcatataactcaagaatggagatacaagatgttgacttcatttatggtttgttcttgagtatagggatcccgcactattaagaggggatcgatggatctgtgaaaaacttgctcaaaagtTGCTGTCCATATACCTTGCCTTCAGACGTCCggtgttctacggacgtccggtccttccTGATTTCCCGGGCGTCCGGAcacttccggacgtccgacacttccacaacagaaacatttttacggatgtccggaaccctccggacgtccgacactttcacatcagaagcattcttacggatgtccggccccgctcggacgtccgtatcctgtacactagattgtgggtcacacttttcacagtggccggtcgtccgatgactgtcggacgtccggacccatttgggcctccggacgtccgacgttctccggacgtccgacgttctccggacgtccgacgttctccggacgtccggccatccTTTACCCCAAACGGCCATTTTTCCCACCACCTATATATACACCCTTTCCTTCCACGggatagggttgaccattcactttgagcctcacaagaacactcctcactctctctctctcattcatccacactaaatcctagattccaagtgttctaggagcattttgagagaagttctccaatcaagtgatagatccacttcttccccttctttgcaccaaaggaattcgtgacttgagcaagttttgagcatttccccatcgttcttgttactcttggaggttggagacttctaggcggtaggagtcatccgAAGAGGAATcaaactttgtgattaccctcggaaaagtttgtgagggtttggataccaccccaaggtctaccactagtggttgagaaacgcctccgtggtgttgtctcaaagggagaatagggtgagccttcgtggcgttggtgtgccttcgtggtaacatccatccctctaacggtgactagctcccCTCTAAGGGGGTGAACATCggcttacatcctcgtctctcggagttgcggttattcctaaccttaactctctacttgtggttacttgtctctttacacTTGCGTACATTATATTGCGCTTTCCTACTTACATGTTTGTGTTATTTGCTTAGTACTTTGTGCTcacgtgcaattgttaggctcatcttcatattccgcattattgcctaaaaattgccaagtaataattagaatttgtaattgtacctattcaccccccctctaggtccatctcgatcctttcaattggtattagagcctcgtgctctattcttgtggcttaaccgccctagagcgagatgaacccatatgggactcccctggttgtagatcctaaggataaaggcgaggcttcttctgaagtcaagtcctttacgtctcaggatctagaacgggcccttgctaagcaaaaagaggagcatgatgcttctcttgaggccttggtccaactgagattagccacgttgtccgCGGTGCTTGCACCACACTCAAGTGGTGTGAGTCTGAGCCCAACTGTGCCTACttcatcacttggtcaacaacctcctagcaatgaacacaccAGTGTTACTTGGCTTTATGCAAGATctcaggttgagaaaccaagatataaccctcaaggcaaacctcctttacttactGCTACTGCCGATTTTGCATTGTGgaaagttgctatgcaggatcatctttgacatggaaacgatgagatgctggagattatagagtatggctatcatgtggttgatccaaagaaccccacaccaagagaaatatatgacaagaacctcaatgacacggcaatcatgtgtataaggagaggtatggatgaaaagcaaaggagaccgttcatacacatcaaaagtgccaaggaactatgggaaagtattatacgatccaggactggcacttctaccctcctgagtgctcaatatgaaattgccaaggggcaattgcaaaatttttgtatggaaaaaggtgaaacccccaatcaactccttgagcatctcatgactctcactgcggATATTGAGTCATGCGAGTGTGACAAGACTCAAGATGGATTCAATATGACTAAGAGGTTTCTTGTGGATAAgctgcttcatgctcttgctccatatcatcatcaaatggtgtgggacataagacaacaccataccttcaaggaaatgactacagatgacatcatatc
Above is a window of Triticum aestivum cultivar Chinese Spring chromosome 6B, IWGSC CS RefSeq v2.1, whole genome shotgun sequence DNA encoding:
- the LOC123136338 gene encoding protein YELLOW LEAF 1, choloroplastic, with product MLPLATMSAPSSLLLRPAARQRTGGEPGRSWGEQSISGSQSRRNKLSNSICVKANITCCANQTQTAKRKSFSGPTSPPSGSVKEKVKPRLDDGGVGFPPFRFGGGGGGGGGGGSSSSGGFILFVIVLLLDYLREFERNLQNGPRRGSDYDSGLAPQ